One window of the Leucobacter komagatae genome contains the following:
- the coaE gene encoding dephospho-CoA kinase — translation MQLIALTGGIASGKSTVGRRLEELGAVRIDADQLARDAVAAGSPGLSRIVSRFGAELLAADGELDRAALGERVFRDPEELAALNAIVHPEVRRLAAERIADAEGADPRAIVVYEIPLFVESGAASAEGGFAWDWVLVAEAPANTRIARMIELRGMDEGDARRRIANQASDAERRAVADVVIDTSGTEPDTLAQVDAFWRRIGGHPAG, via the coding sequence ATGCAACTTATTGCGCTCACCGGCGGGATCGCATCAGGCAAGAGCACCGTCGGCCGACGGCTCGAAGAGCTCGGGGCGGTGCGGATCGACGCCGATCAGCTCGCGCGCGACGCCGTCGCAGCCGGTTCGCCGGGCCTGTCTCGGATCGTGTCGCGGTTCGGCGCCGAGCTGCTTGCCGCAGACGGGGAGCTGGATCGCGCCGCACTCGGCGAGCGCGTGTTTCGGGACCCCGAGGAGCTCGCTGCGCTCAACGCCATCGTGCACCCGGAGGTGCGCAGGCTCGCCGCTGAGCGCATCGCTGACGCTGAGGGGGCCGACCCTCGCGCGATCGTCGTGTATGAGATCCCGCTGTTTGTTGAGAGCGGCGCTGCCTCCGCGGAGGGCGGTTTCGCGTGGGACTGGGTGCTCGTTGCGGAGGCCCCCGCCAACACACGCATCGCGCGAATGATCGAGCTTCGCGGGATGGACGAGGGCGACGCGCGGCGCCGGATCGCGAACCAGGCCTCAGACGCCGAGCGCAGGGCCGTCGCGGATGTCGTGATCGACACGTCGGGTACGGAGCCCGACACGCTTGCGCAGGTCGACGCTTTTTGGCGCCGGATCGGCGGGCACCCCGCCGGGTGA
- a CDS encoding vitamin K epoxide reductase family protein, producing the protein MSANEVQAPNNRGFAIVTIILGAIGLFASWELATEYIKTLQVEDYVPNCELSVLVTCGPNMDSWQGSIFGFSNTILGLMAFVAPIAVGVAMLAGAKFAGWFWWLYRAGLALGAVFVFWLFYQSVFNLGTLCPWCMVVWSVTLPLFFFTAFRPEANGYYNASPGLRKAFAAVNSWAWVLVLISYLVIAAVAQFQLNWFAEFSR; encoded by the coding sequence ATGAGTGCTAACGAAGTACAGGCCCCGAACAACCGCGGCTTCGCAATTGTCACCATCATCCTCGGCGCTATCGGGCTGTTTGCCTCGTGGGAGCTCGCGACCGAGTACATCAAGACATTGCAGGTCGAGGACTACGTTCCGAACTGTGAGCTCTCAGTGCTCGTGACCTGCGGCCCGAACATGGACTCGTGGCAGGGCTCAATCTTCGGCTTCAGCAACACGATCCTCGGCCTGATGGCGTTCGTCGCACCGATCGCAGTGGGCGTGGCGATGCTCGCTGGCGCGAAGTTCGCGGGCTGGTTCTGGTGGCTCTACCGCGCCGGCCTCGCGCTCGGAGCGGTCTTCGTCTTCTGGCTCTTCTACCAGAGCGTCTTCAACCTCGGCACGCTCTGCCCGTGGTGCATGGTCGTGTGGAGCGTGACGCTGCCGCTGTTCTTCTTCACCGCGTTCCGCCCCGAGGCGAACGGGTACTACAACGCCTCCCCCGGGCTTCGGAAGGCCTTCGCGGCCGTGAACTCGTGGGCGTGGGTACTCGTGCTCATCTCGTACCTGGTGATCGCCGCTGTCGCACAGTTCCAGCTCAACTGGTTCGCCGAGTTCAGCCGGTAA